A single window of Sporosarcina sp. FSL W7-1349 DNA harbors:
- a CDS encoding FMN-dependent NADH-azoreductase encodes MNVLVVKANNRPAEQAVTSKMYDVFMEEVSKSDQLAIETFDVFEEDMPYFGQDFLSAMGKQSKGLELTEIERRILAASTKALDAFMKADTVVFVFPLWNKTIPAPLQTFIDYIYRAGVTFRYTEEGPIGLVPEKKVIILNARGDVYSAPHLRAMEMSVSYIRMIMEFFGVQDFEEVIIEGHNKYRDRAAEIIEEGMEKTKEMAARLAEGKVHA; translated from the coding sequence ATGAATGTATTAGTCGTCAAGGCAAATAACCGGCCTGCCGAACAAGCCGTAACAAGTAAAATGTACGATGTATTCATGGAAGAAGTATCAAAAAGCGATCAGCTTGCCATTGAAACTTTCGACGTGTTCGAAGAAGATATGCCGTATTTCGGGCAGGATTTTCTTTCCGCGATGGGGAAACAATCGAAAGGTCTGGAGCTGACGGAAATTGAGCGGCGGATTCTGGCGGCTTCCACAAAAGCATTGGATGCTTTCATGAAGGCCGATACCGTCGTCTTTGTATTCCCTCTATGGAATAAAACCATCCCGGCACCGCTTCAAACATTCATCGATTATATCTACCGCGCAGGCGTGACGTTCCGCTACACGGAAGAAGGCCCGATCGGCTTGGTTCCAGAAAAGAAAGTGATCATCCTTAACGCACGCGGGGATGTTTATTCTGCTCCTCATCTGCGCGCTATGGAAATGAGCGTCAGCTATATCCGAATGATCATGGAATTCTTCGGCGTCCAGGATTTCGAAGAAGTCATCATTGAAGGCCATAACAAATACCGTGACCGTGCTGCCGAAATCATCGAAGAAGGCATGGAGAAAACAAAAGAAATGGCTGCCCGTCTTGCAGAAGGGAAAGTCCACGCATAA
- a CDS encoding proline dehydrogenase family protein, translating into MLKDLFIGLSQNQFLNNAAKRYGLKLGAQSVVAGTNIPETIQSIKELNAHGISCTVDNLGEFVNQKDEATAAKEQILEVIEAIHQHEVDAHISLKPTQLGLDIDYHFCLANLREIVERADGYSIFVNIDMEDHSHLQPSFDIMEELSKEHSNIGTVIQAYFYRAEEDIQKYKDYRLRIVKGAYKEPTEYAYQDKKDIDANFIKLIEYHLLNGKFTSVATHDHHIINHVKRFVKEHDIPFDQFEFQMLYGFRREMQLELAKEGYNFCTYVPFGSDWYGYFMRRLAERPQNLNLVVKQVFTKKTNTMIGLAAGAFLLGRLTKRK; encoded by the coding sequence ATGCTAAAGGATTTGTTTATCGGATTATCGCAAAATCAGTTTCTCAATAATGCGGCGAAACGATATGGTTTGAAGCTTGGTGCGCAAAGCGTCGTAGCCGGGACGAATATACCGGAAACGATTCAAAGCATTAAAGAATTGAACGCGCATGGCATCTCGTGTACGGTTGATAATCTCGGGGAATTTGTGAATCAGAAGGACGAAGCGACCGCTGCTAAGGAACAGATTCTGGAAGTTATTGAAGCAATCCATCAACATGAAGTGGATGCCCATATTTCATTGAAACCGACACAGCTTGGCTTGGATATCGACTATCATTTCTGTCTGGCTAATTTGCGGGAAATCGTGGAGAGGGCGGACGGTTATTCTATTTTCGTCAATATCGATATGGAGGATCATAGTCACTTGCAGCCTTCGTTTGATATTATGGAAGAGTTGTCCAAGGAGCATTCCAATATCGGGACCGTCATTCAGGCGTATTTTTATCGTGCCGAGGAGGATATCCAAAAATATAAGGACTATCGTCTTCGCATCGTCAAGGGGGCGTACAAAGAGCCTACGGAATATGCTTATCAGGACAAGAAGGACATTGATGCTAATTTCATCAAGTTGATCGAATATCATTTATTGAACGGGAAATTCACCTCTGTTGCGACGCATGACCATCATATTATCAACCATGTCAAACGGTTTGTGAAAGAACATGACATTCCGTTTGATCAATTCGAATTCCAAATGCTCTATGGCTTCCGCCGCGAAATGCAATTGGAACTCGCAAAGGAAGGCTATAATTTCTGTACGTACGTTCCATTCGGCAGCGATTGGTACGGCTATTTCATGCGACGTCTCGCCGAAAGGCCGCAAAACTTGAATTTGGTTGTCAAACAAGTGTTTACGAAGAAAACAAATACGATGATCGGGTTGGCGGCCGGTGCCTTTTTGCTCGGACGTTTGACGAAACGAAAATGA
- the ypfJ gene encoding KPN_02809 family neutral zinc metallopeptidase — protein sequence MEWKGRRGSSNVEDRRGRGGGMMIGGGLGGIVLVFLVMFLGGDPGELLGNMGGSNGTESQIAYQETEQERELADFVSVVLADTEDVWTSIFEEKGLVYKEPTLVLYTDSVQSACGTAAAAVGPFYCPGDQKLYIDLSFYNELQNQFQAPGDFAMAYVIAHEVGHHVQTLLGISDEIMPLRNQMSETEFNKYLVRFELQADYLAGVWAHHAQGLGYLEEGDLEEALTAASAVGDDTIQRRARGHVVPDSFTHGSSEQRRSWFYKGFQAGNLEEGNTFKSALPQ from the coding sequence ATGGAGTGGAAAGGAAGAAGAGGCAGTTCGAATGTGGAGGATCGGCGAGGCCGCGGCGGGGGAATGATGATTGGCGGCGGACTCGGCGGCATCGTGCTGGTGTTCCTCGTCATGTTCCTAGGCGGCGATCCGGGGGAGCTGCTTGGGAATATGGGAGGTTCCAACGGGACGGAAAGTCAAATCGCCTACCAAGAGACCGAACAGGAAAGAGAGCTGGCTGATTTCGTTTCGGTCGTCCTCGCGGATACCGAAGACGTTTGGACTTCCATTTTCGAAGAGAAAGGACTTGTTTATAAGGAACCGACACTGGTCCTTTACACGGACAGTGTGCAATCCGCCTGCGGAACCGCTGCAGCCGCGGTAGGTCCTTTCTACTGTCCTGGCGACCAAAAGCTCTATATTGACCTCAGTTTCTATAATGAACTGCAAAACCAATTCCAAGCACCCGGCGATTTTGCCATGGCTTATGTCATCGCCCATGAAGTCGGACACCATGTCCAGACTTTGCTCGGCATTTCGGATGAAATCATGCCGTTGCGTAACCAGATGAGCGAAACGGAGTTCAATAAATACCTCGTCCGCTTCGAGTTGCAGGCCGACTATCTCGCGGGCGTCTGGGCGCATCACGCACAAGGCTTGGGGTATCTGGAAGAAGGAGACTTGGAAGAAGCATTGACCGCCGCCAGTGCGGTGGGTGATGATACCATCCAACGACGGGCGCGAGGCCATGTCGTGCCAGACAGTTTCACGCACGGCTCGTCTGAGCAGAGACGAAGCTGGTTCTATAAAGGGTTCCAGGCAGGCAATTTGGAAGAAGGCAATACATTCAAGTCTGCTTTGCCGCAATAA
- the nadC gene encoding carboxylating nicotinate-nucleotide diphosphorylase gives MNTIKLRSMLEQFYIEDIGDQDVSSDFLFPADMTGQLEIKAKEAGIFCGMQVIQEGLRVIDPSIIVNMAVKDGDAISKGDSVAIASGSVRSLLKSERVILNLIQRMSAIATATDAVVRQLEGTAARVCDTRKTMPGLRMLDKYAVRVGGGVNHRYGLYDAVMLKDNHIAFARGSISKAVQTVRSVLGHTIKIEVEIETLDQLKEAINAKADIIMFDNCTPETIKEWIELVPDSIVTEASGNITGDNIRSYAEAGIDMISLGYLTHSVKALDLSANVSFITD, from the coding sequence GTGAATACGATCAAATTACGATCCATGCTTGAGCAATTTTATATAGAGGATATTGGCGACCAGGACGTCTCCTCGGATTTTTTATTTCCCGCGGATATGACGGGGCAATTGGAGATCAAAGCGAAGGAGGCTGGCATTTTCTGCGGAATGCAAGTTATCCAGGAAGGGCTCAGGGTCATCGATCCTAGCATCATCGTTAACATGGCCGTGAAGGATGGCGACGCTATTTCAAAAGGGGATTCGGTCGCAATCGCTTCCGGGTCTGTACGCAGCTTGCTGAAGAGTGAACGGGTAATCTTGAACCTGATTCAGCGGATGAGCGCCATTGCGACTGCGACCGATGCAGTCGTCCGCCAGTTGGAAGGGACAGCGGCACGAGTATGCGATACGCGTAAAACAATGCCGGGACTGCGCATGCTCGATAAGTATGCCGTCCGTGTCGGGGGTGGGGTCAATCACCGGTATGGCCTATATGATGCGGTCATGCTGAAGGACAACCATATCGCCTTCGCGAGAGGGTCCATCTCGAAAGCAGTTCAAACCGTGCGCTCCGTACTCGGCCACACGATTAAGATCGAAGTTGAGATTGAGACGCTGGATCAATTGAAAGAGGCGATCAATGCAAAAGCGGATATTATTATGTTTGATAATTGCACGCCGGAAACGATCAAGGAATGGATCGAGCTCGTACCGGATTCCATCGTCACTGAGGCCTCCGGCAATATAACAGGGGACAATATCCGCTCCTACGCGGAAGCCGGCATCGACATGATCTCACTTGGGTATTTGACGCATTCAGTGAAGGCGCTGGATTTGAGCGCAAATGTATCATTCATTACAGATTAA
- a CDS encoding ABC transporter permease — MMYAFAKRNIMLYFRDKTTVFFSMLSVFILIALYVLFLADMTSDNLLDFPSKKNLLNAWFIAGILAVTSVTTTLGAFGTLVNDRATKVDRDFFSSPISRTGIVVGYIASALFVGALMCSFTLIVVDVYLLFSTGALLSIQKTIQLGGIIVLSVVASGSMILLLVSFFRTSNAFAAASMLIGTFIGFLAGIYIPIGSLPDYLHPVVTWFPASHSVALFRQVLMETSLAEAFLNAPPGMKESFQFNMGIFYEINGSPASKWFSIFYLVGITILFFILSLVVMMKKEK, encoded by the coding sequence GTACGCGTTCGCTAAACGTAATATCATGCTCTACTTCCGGGATAAGACGACTGTTTTCTTCTCGATGCTATCCGTCTTCATTCTTATCGCTTTATATGTGCTCTTTTTGGCGGACATGACGTCCGATAACTTACTCGACTTTCCATCGAAAAAGAATCTGTTGAATGCGTGGTTTATAGCAGGTATTCTTGCTGTCACATCTGTCACAACAACACTTGGAGCATTTGGCACTCTCGTAAATGACAGAGCGACTAAGGTAGATAGGGACTTCTTTTCATCCCCCATATCTCGAACCGGGATTGTTGTCGGATATATAGCAAGCGCGCTTTTTGTAGGTGCTCTCATGTGCTCATTTACACTGATTGTGGTTGATGTGTATCTCCTATTTTCAACTGGCGCTCTCTTATCAATACAGAAAACGATCCAATTAGGAGGCATCATTGTATTATCCGTTGTCGCAAGCGGATCAATGATTTTACTGCTCGTCTCTTTTTTCAGGACATCGAATGCCTTTGCTGCAGCAAGTATGCTAATCGGGACATTTATCGGTTTTTTAGCTGGAATCTATATACCGATCGGAAGTTTACCTGATTATTTGCATCCGGTTGTTACTTGGTTTCCCGCCTCTCATTCGGTCGCATTATTTCGGCAAGTGTTGATGGAAACTTCGCTCGCGGAGGCTTTTTTAAATGCGCCGCCAGGGATGAAAGAGTCTTTCCAGTTCAATATGGGTATTTTTTATGAGATCAATGGCAGTCCTGCATCGAAATGGTTCAGTATTTTCTATCTAGTTGGAATCACGATCCTCTTTTTCATCCTTTCCCTCGTTGTAATGATGAAAAAAGAGAAATAG
- the nadA gene encoding quinolinate synthase NadA encodes MSILQYFEEKKSGTLPEIYREMNQSQMEERIREIKQILGDKLFIPGHHYQKDEVIQFADATGDSLQLAQLCAANGKAEHIVFCGVHFMAETADILTDDGQYVYLPDMRAGCSMADMADIYQTDRAWDALTELFDLTIVPLTYVNSTAAIKAFVGRNGGATVTSSNAHAMVEWAFTQKERILFLPDQHLGRNTAFDLGIPLEQMAVWDPIQNRLEYEGSLEDVKVILWKGHCSVHENFTVQNIIHVREEYPDMRVIVHPECTREVVELSDDNGSTKYIIDAIENAEPGSQWAIGTEMNLVNRLIQNHPDKKIISLNPSMCPCLTMNRIDLPHLLWSLESIVAGEPVNRITVDKDTADAAIAALDRMLARA; translated from the coding sequence ATGTCGATTTTACAATACTTCGAAGAGAAAAAGAGCGGGACGCTGCCGGAGATATACCGGGAGATGAACCAATCGCAAATGGAAGAACGGATTCGGGAAATCAAGCAGATTCTCGGGGACAAGCTGTTCATTCCCGGGCATCATTATCAGAAGGATGAAGTGATTCAATTCGCGGATGCGACGGGGGATTCACTTCAACTGGCACAGCTTTGCGCAGCAAATGGCAAAGCGGAGCATATCGTCTTCTGCGGTGTCCATTTCATGGCGGAAACGGCGGATATCTTGACGGATGACGGGCAGTACGTCTATTTGCCGGATATGCGGGCGGGCTGTTCGATGGCGGATATGGCGGACATCTATCAGACGGACCGGGCGTGGGATGCGTTGACCGAGTTGTTCGATCTGACGATTGTGCCGTTGACGTATGTGAATTCAACGGCTGCTATTAAAGCGTTTGTCGGGCGTAATGGAGGAGCGACCGTGACGTCTTCGAACGCGCATGCGATGGTTGAGTGGGCGTTTACGCAGAAAGAACGGATTTTATTCTTGCCGGATCAGCATTTGGGCCGGAATACGGCGTTCGATCTCGGCATCCCGCTGGAGCAGATGGCAGTCTGGGATCCAATCCAGAACCGGCTCGAATACGAAGGGAGTTTGGAAGACGTCAAAGTGATTCTCTGGAAAGGGCATTGCTCGGTGCATGAGAATTTCACCGTGCAAAATATTATCCATGTCCGCGAAGAGTATCCTGATATGCGCGTCATCGTCCATCCCGAATGCACGCGCGAGGTCGTTGAACTGTCGGACGACAATGGGTCGACAAAATATATCATCGATGCGATCGAAAACGCGGAACCGGGCAGCCAGTGGGCGATCGGGACGGAGATGAACCTCGTCAACCGGTTAATTCAGAATCATCCTGATAAAAAGATCATTTCACTCAATCCGAGCATGTGCCCGTGTTTGACGATGAACCGCATCGACCTGCCACATCTGCTTTGGAGCTTGGAAAGTATTGTGGCGGGAGAACCGGTCAATCGCATTACTGTTGACAAAGATACGGCGGATGCTGCTATCGCCGCATTGGATCGCATGCTGGCGAGAGCTTGA
- a CDS encoding long-chain-fatty-acid--CoA ligase: MNVPLTLPQFLDRAVILFGEKEAIHCEGRSFTYNELNGRVNQLSRGLQDLGIRKGDHVAYLAGNSVEMLEGFYGVYQVGAVMVPLNTRLKPEDYVFILNHSESKVLLVDQDLYELIEPIKDQLTTVRQIIVHYKEPQTKEIDYDNWLASFSSAAFDRTEIDENDVCSLLYTSGTTGNPKGVMLTHRNNYLHALSTMHHLRVRDEDVLLHVLPMFHVNGWGSPFYYTANGASQICARKHTPESIIKAIQEHKVSILHMAPTVLNSILQYHDQHKPVIDHDVRVIIAGSAPPPAFITRVEEELGWEFIQVYGMTESSPLSLVSTIRSHLDHLSDGEKIQLKAKAGYPMIGSDVRIVDEMGNEVPHDGETAGEVAVRSHGVMKGYWKNEAATEEVLQNGYLLTGDMGTIDQYGYINIVDRKKDVIISGGENISSIEVEGVLYGHPAILEAAVIAVPHEKWGETPHAFVVLRENMTATEQEIIDFSRSKLAHFKAVTGITFVDELPKTASGKIQKVQIRDAYWESIGKEGRKVN, translated from the coding sequence ATGAATGTACCATTAACATTGCCACAATTTCTCGATCGGGCGGTCATCTTATTCGGTGAAAAAGAGGCCATTCACTGTGAAGGCCGCAGTTTTACGTATAATGAATTGAATGGCCGGGTCAACCAACTGTCCCGGGGACTACAGGATTTAGGCATTCGAAAAGGGGATCATGTCGCCTATTTAGCAGGGAATTCGGTCGAGATGTTGGAAGGTTTCTATGGAGTTTATCAGGTGGGCGCGGTCATGGTTCCATTGAATACTCGTCTAAAGCCGGAAGATTATGTATTCATCTTAAACCATAGCGAATCGAAGGTACTGTTAGTCGACCAAGATCTTTATGAATTGATTGAACCGATCAAAGACCAACTGACTACAGTCCGCCAAATCATCGTCCACTACAAAGAGCCGCAGACAAAAGAAATCGATTACGATAATTGGCTTGCGTCGTTTTCCAGCGCAGCATTCGATCGTACGGAAATCGATGAAAATGACGTTTGCAGCTTATTGTATACGAGCGGAACGACGGGCAATCCAAAAGGGGTCATGCTGACACACCGGAATAATTATCTCCACGCGTTGAGCACGATGCACCATCTCCGTGTTCGGGATGAGGATGTCCTTCTGCATGTGTTGCCGATGTTCCACGTCAACGGCTGGGGGTCGCCGTTCTATTACACGGCAAATGGTGCGTCGCAAATTTGTGCAAGGAAGCATACGCCAGAGTCGATCATCAAAGCAATCCAAGAGCATAAAGTGTCGATTCTACATATGGCACCGACAGTTCTGAACTCAATTCTTCAATACCATGATCAGCATAAACCGGTTATCGACCATGACGTTCGGGTCATCATCGCCGGCTCGGCTCCGCCGCCAGCGTTCATTACCCGGGTCGAGGAAGAGCTTGGCTGGGAATTCATCCAAGTGTACGGCATGACGGAATCCTCCCCGCTTAGCTTGGTATCGACTATCCGCTCCCATTTGGATCATCTGTCCGATGGAGAAAAGATCCAATTGAAGGCAAAAGCCGGCTACCCGATGATCGGGTCGGACGTGCGGATCGTGGATGAGATGGGGAATGAAGTGCCCCATGACGGAGAGACGGCAGGGGAAGTCGCTGTTCGCAGCCATGGGGTCATGAAAGGCTATTGGAAAAATGAAGCCGCGACGGAGGAAGTGCTGCAAAATGGCTATCTGTTGACAGGCGATATGGGGACGATCGACCAATATGGCTATATCAATATAGTAGACCGGAAAAAAGATGTCATCATCAGCGGAGGGGAAAATATCTCTTCTATTGAAGTGGAAGGCGTTCTTTACGGGCATCCGGCTATCCTCGAAGCGGCCGTCATCGCGGTGCCGCATGAGAAATGGGGGGAGACGCCGCATGCGTTTGTCGTATTGCGTGAGAACATGACAGCGACGGAACAGGAGATCATTGACTTTTCCAGGTCTAAACTAGCCCATTTCAAAGCGGTCACGGGTATCACCTTTGTTGATGAACTCCCGAAAACGGCATCCGGAAAAATCCAGAAAGTCCAAATCCGCGACGCATATTGGGAATCGATCGGCAAAGAAGGCCGGAAAGTGAATTAA
- a CDS encoding methyl-accepting chemotaxis protein, with amino-acid sequence MRKTLTVQLGTIIVGIMIAMLAITSFSTYKTAYDKLYDAAGVEAYGCANITTGLIRPDDVEKMLAGDQGTREAVGNQLNWTINHKEIFETQYILDLDGTILALDDNLRDKGFKPGDSIHMDEKAIDMLLSMKHPTYSELYEAGGMQRLSGYAPIFKDHDPNKEIIAISVIDFDGSIVGERTWDVVRNGILISLIPMLIASVITLYLIRRKTKPISSLIAHAKEIANGNLAIEDTVVNGHDEVGDLGRTLNTMTANLREMIGTMQSTSIQLSQNSHETAATLNEMQAAVQQVAQNMVHTVESISNGTSNAENASSILHSLAEGLQDSREKADVTVQNSRNTMEISQEGQRRANEIREDMEKIRNSSNEASVTVQNLIDSTKKIQDITGSISAIAAQTNLLALNASIEAARAGEHGKGFAVVADEVRKLAEQSNEEVLEVEKLVQEITTSIRDVVHSTTESTKLIETGTETVRLTAESLSEISRAVAETVEEITMISEMTTAEAESSKRVVELINQLTQSIRLIEDASNNISAATEQTSASIDEVASRSNEMSHMSQELEKIVGQFHI; translated from the coding sequence ATGCGAAAGACATTAACGGTGCAACTTGGAACTATTATTGTAGGTATAATGATTGCCATGTTGGCCATCACATCATTTTCCACATACAAAACAGCATATGACAAATTATATGACGCGGCCGGTGTGGAAGCATACGGTTGTGCAAATATTACGACAGGTTTGATTCGTCCCGACGACGTTGAAAAGATGCTGGCTGGGGATCAGGGTACGAGGGAAGCGGTCGGCAACCAATTGAACTGGACGATCAACCACAAAGAGATATTCGAAACCCAATACATCCTGGATCTTGACGGAACCATCCTGGCATTGGATGATAACTTGCGCGACAAAGGTTTCAAGCCGGGTGATTCGATCCATATGGATGAGAAAGCGATCGATATGTTGCTTTCCATGAAGCACCCGACCTATTCGGAACTCTATGAGGCGGGCGGGATGCAGCGGCTTTCAGGTTATGCTCCGATTTTCAAGGATCACGATCCGAATAAAGAAATCATTGCGATCAGCGTCATCGATTTTGATGGCTCCATCGTAGGGGAGCGGACATGGGATGTCGTCCGAAACGGTATTTTGATCAGCTTGATTCCCATGTTGATCGCCTCCGTGATTACGTTGTACTTGATTCGCAGAAAAACGAAACCGATCTCTTCTTTGATTGCCCACGCGAAGGAAATCGCAAATGGCAATCTGGCGATAGAAGATACGGTCGTCAATGGGCATGACGAAGTTGGTGATCTTGGACGGACGTTGAACACCATGACGGCCAATTTACGGGAAATGATCGGAACGATGCAGTCGACATCCATCCAGTTAAGTCAAAATTCCCATGAAACGGCAGCCACTTTGAATGAAATGCAGGCAGCGGTCCAGCAAGTGGCCCAGAACATGGTACACACGGTAGAATCCATTTCTAATGGGACATCCAATGCGGAAAACGCATCGTCTATCCTGCACTCATTAGCAGAAGGACTGCAAGATTCACGGGAAAAAGCAGATGTCACTGTCCAGAATTCGAGAAACACGATGGAGATTTCACAAGAAGGGCAGCGTCGGGCCAATGAAATCCGGGAGGACATGGAAAAGATCCGCAACTCATCCAATGAGGCAAGCGTGACTGTGCAAAACCTGATCGACTCGACGAAAAAGATCCAAGATATTACAGGCTCCATCTCCGCCATCGCCGCACAGACGAACTTGCTGGCGCTCAATGCGTCCATTGAGGCAGCCCGTGCCGGTGAACACGGGAAAGGGTTTGCTGTCGTAGCTGACGAAGTGCGGAAACTGGCAGAGCAATCGAACGAAGAAGTGTTGGAAGTGGAAAAGCTTGTCCAGGAGATTACGACGAGCATCCGCGACGTCGTTCATTCGACAACAGAAAGCACGAAATTGATCGAGACAGGAACAGAGACCGTCCGTTTGACGGCGGAATCGCTCAGCGAAATTTCAAGAGCGGTTGCGGAAACGGTGGAAGAGATCACGATGATTTCAGAGATGACGACGGCGGAGGCCGAAAGTTCCAAGCGGGTCGTCGAGCTGATCAATCAGTTGACGCAATCGATCCGGTTGATCGAAGACGCTTCTAATAATATCTCGGCCGCGACGGAACAGACTTCCGCTTCCATCGATGAAGTGGCGAGCCGTTCAAACGAAATGAGCCATATGTCGCAAGAGCTCGAGAAAATTGTTGGCCAATTTCATATTTAA
- the nadB gene encoding L-aspartate oxidase yields the protein MTYHCIIVGGGIAALQLAHHLKRDMDILLLMKGEIRSSNTYRAQGGIAAAVGQGDSPALHYNDTIQAGRDFHNYKEVADLVKKGPNLIAALQQEGLQFDQGPDGRLALGMEGAHSRNRIVHSGGDASGKCVAEHLIRLQRPGLTIRENRFVYELMMDPITNRCFGVQVLDEAGRIENYFGRHIILATGGVGGLYDQTSNDPTITGDGIALAYRAGADLVDMEFIQFHPTLLVGGDRTIGLVSEAVRGAGGRLIDNTGRKVMEGKHPLGDLAPRHVVAHEIFKLKTKGEEVFLDISGITDFKEKFPTITELCEANGILIAKGKLPVAPGCHFLMGGISVDAVGRTTIPGLYAIGETAATGVHGANRLASNSLLEGLYYGRKLALFLNELPDAPILAKPDRLCSTYETSDFLPEPDELRRQMMKHAGIIRFREGLEELDRWLGEYNADASLVGKSKKDIQTVFMLQTAKLIAKGALLREESRGAHIRSDFPDESKHFGKVHIVQSKKGFEMRDRHCEYDQITIHA from the coding sequence ATGACGTATCATTGCATCATCGTAGGGGGCGGCATTGCGGCGCTCCAATTGGCCCATCATTTGAAACGGGACATGGACATTCTGCTATTGATGAAAGGCGAAATCCGGTCTAGCAATACATACCGTGCCCAAGGCGGAATAGCCGCCGCGGTTGGACAGGGGGATTCGCCAGCTCTTCATTACAACGATACGATCCAAGCGGGGCGGGACTTCCACAATTACAAGGAAGTCGCAGACTTGGTAAAGAAAGGTCCAAACCTCATCGCCGCGCTCCAGCAGGAAGGATTGCAATTCGATCAGGGGCCGGATGGACGGTTGGCACTCGGGATGGAAGGGGCTCATAGCCGGAACCGCATTGTCCATAGCGGAGGGGATGCCTCCGGCAAATGTGTGGCCGAGCATCTGATTCGATTGCAGAGACCGGGTCTCACCATCCGGGAAAACCGTTTCGTGTATGAATTGATGATGGATCCGATTACGAACCGGTGCTTTGGGGTCCAAGTGCTCGATGAAGCCGGCCGCATCGAGAACTATTTCGGCCGCCATATCATTTTGGCGACAGGCGGGGTTGGCGGGCTGTATGACCAGACATCGAATGACCCGACCATTACAGGGGATGGCATCGCGCTTGCCTACCGGGCAGGAGCGGATCTCGTCGATATGGAATTCATCCAATTCCATCCGACCTTGCTTGTTGGGGGGGACCGCACGATTGGCCTCGTTTCCGAAGCGGTGCGCGGAGCTGGAGGGCGGTTGATAGATAACACGGGCAGGAAAGTGATGGAAGGAAAGCATCCCCTCGGCGATCTGGCCCCGCGCCATGTCGTCGCACATGAAATATTCAAATTGAAAACCAAAGGAGAAGAAGTCTTCCTCGATATATCGGGTATTACCGATTTCAAGGAGAAATTCCCGACGATTACCGAATTATGTGAAGCAAATGGCATCCTAATCGCAAAAGGCAAGCTCCCCGTCGCCCCGGGTTGCCATTTCCTCATGGGCGGCATCTCTGTCGACGCTGTCGGGAGGACGACAATCCCGGGGCTCTATGCAATTGGGGAGACAGCAGCAACCGGCGTCCACGGGGCCAACCGGTTGGCCAGCAATTCCTTATTGGAAGGCTTGTATTATGGAAGAAAACTCGCTTTATTTTTGAATGAACTGCCGGATGCTCCGATTTTAGCCAAACCGGACAGGCTGTGTTCTACTTACGAAACATCGGATTTTTTACCGGAACCCGACGAGCTCCGTCGGCAGATGATGAAGCATGCGGGCATTATCCGTTTCCGGGAAGGGCTGGAGGAATTGGATCGATGGCTTGGCGAATATAATGCAGACGCCTCATTGGTCGGCAAATCCAAAAAGGACATTCAGACGGTTTTCATGCTGCAAACTGCCAAGCTCATCGCCAAGGGGGCCTTACTCCGCGAAGAAAGCCGAGGAGCGCATATTCGTTCGGACTTCCCGGATGAGTCAAAGCATTTCGGAAAGGTCCACATCGTGCAATCAAAAAAAGGATTCGAAATGAGGGACAGACATTGTGAATACGATCAAATTACGATCCATGCTTGA